From Scophthalmus maximus strain ysfricsl-2021 chromosome 14, ASM2237912v1, whole genome shotgun sequence, one genomic window encodes:
- the LOC118320320 gene encoding coiled-coil domain-containing protein 148-like isoform X1 — translation MGGEMIVSLVTNFVNPTHCTEKDSTRHYSASKYSSSMMSGRYLHTFVSNYRAGDVEKLTLRMENGFGCSKYKPADYGRLEAIVDAKRQKSELIGQKAQRFRCAAKATKESSILRLHRQVWSGECPGLQKAEEKAENDIHDFLEQIRPTSKSDTAIFTLQDYEVFLVREREVFRIATVEPVHQLRDDLCFRLGEVQHQQPTVHPSNWEQVIQQIQFVKGQQDDITAKLHAEYLALEEEMMGLGLEKYLTSASDNLVNMESIPEEVLDSDCPYPELKDSLIQAFHSLSERYQSRLHSLQEQLQRTDRFCGWNPDDHLHYQFTMSQYTHDVPKHRVLVMDMLQRLFPEKGRQELMEHERVWDWQRFTQVQLSTVTQQWQRDQEELLARALAMLQEARHVHQEELEHHRDRQNQQEICSHLKEKLQQWRAQQEEVAKLEAAIAARQQTEEESRLKREQEKEATIRSQQKEKLRQFHLKQQRRREMLEQKDQERLANLRRVMEEQARRDKERVQFRADALQCRREGREARELERQREEEEKESRLEALRNQVVVVAEADPERMMAETEAWKSRQLNEEEFELQKPLFRINTYTDKQIVSDPRVRVEQALRAAGLHHSQYAQEVLSAIKPPKPPRPDTKSALEF, via the exons ATGGGCGGAGAGATGATAGTTTCCTTGGTTACAAATTTTGTCAACcccacacactgtacagagAAGGATAGCACGAG gcaCTACAGTGCTTCCAAATACAGCTCCTCAATGATGAGTGGAAGATATCTGCATACATTTGTCTCAAACTACAGAGCAGGAGATGTGG AAAAACTGACACTGCGGATGGAAAATGGCTTTGGCTGCTCAAAGTACAAACCAGCTGACTACGGACGACTAGAAGCTATTGTTGATGCCAAGCGCCAGAAGTCTGAACTAATTGGACAAAAG GCTCAGAGATTTCGCTGTGCAGCCAAGGCAACCAAGGAGAGTTCAATTTTACGGCTGCACAGACAGGTGTGGAGCGGAGAGTGCCCCGGGCTGCAAAAGGCTGA GGAGAAGGCCGAAAATGACATCCATGATTTTCTAGAGCAGATCAGGCCCACTAGTAAATCAGACACTGCCATCTTCACACTTCAGGATTATG AGGTTTTCCTGGTGAGGGAGCGGGAGGTATTCAGGATAGCCACTGTGGAGCCTGTTCATCAACTCCGGGACGACCTGTGCTTCAGACTGGGTGAAGTACAACATCAGCAGCCCACTGTCCATCCATCAAACTGGGAACAAGTAATACAACAG ATACAATTTGTGAAAGGCCAGCAAGATGACATTACTGCAAAACTTCATGCAGAGTATTTAGCCTTGGAAGAGGAAATGATGGGTCTTGGTTTAGAG AAATATCTTACAAGTGCTTCAGATAATCTGGTGAACATGGAGAGTATTCCAGAGGAAGTGTTGGATTCAGACTGTCCTTACCCAGAGCTGAAGGACTCCCTGATCCAGGCCTTCCACTCCCTGTCAGAAAGATATCAGAGCAGGCTGCACAGTCTTCAAGAGCAGCTGCAAAGAACTGACAG GTTCTGTGGCTGGAATCCAGATGACCACCTACATTACCAGTTCACAATGTCTCAGTACACTCATGACGTACCCAAACACAGAGTACTCGTCATGGACATGCTGCAAAGACTCTTTCCTGAGAAAGGTCGACAAGAGCTG ATGGAGCATGAACGTGTGTGGGACTGGCAGCGCTTCACCCAAGTGCAGCTGAGCACAGTGACCCAGCAATGGCAACGGGACCAGGAAGAGCTGCTGGCCAGAGCCCTGGCCATGTTGCAGGAGGCAAGACATGTccaccaggaggagctggagcaccACAGAGACCGGCAGAACCAGCAGGAGATCTGCTCGCATCTCAAAGAGAAG CTGCAGCAGTGGCGGGcccagcaggaggaggtggcgaAACTGGAGGCAGCGATAGCTGCCAGACAACAAACGGAGGAGGAGTCCAGGTTaaagagggagcaggagaaggaggccaCCATCAGGtcgcagcagaaagagaaa CTCAGGCAGTTTCATttgaagcagcagaggaggagggaaatgcTGGAGCAAAAGGATCAAGAGAGACTCGCTAATCTGAGGAGAGTCATGGAAGAGCAGGCgaggagagataaagagag GGTGCAGTTCAGGGCCGACGCTTTGCAGTGCcgaagggaggggagagaggcgCGGGAGCTCGAGcgccagagagaagaagaagagaaggagagtcGTCTGGAAGCTCTCAGAAACCAG GTTGTGGTGGTGGCGGAGGCAGACCCAGAGAGGATGATGGCAGAGACGGAGGCTTGGAAGAGTCGACAGTTGAATGAGGAGGAGTTTGAGCTCCAGAAGCCTCTCTTCAGGATAAACACATACACCGACAAACAG atTGTGTCTGATCCGAGAGTACGGGTGGAGCAGGCGCTGCGGGCGGCAGGTCTGCACCACAGCCAGTATGCCCAAGAGGTCCTGTCTGCGATAAAGCCCCCCAAACCACCTCGACCAGACACTAAATCCGCACTCGAATTCTGA
- the LOC118320320 gene encoding coiled-coil domain-containing protein 148-like isoform X4, whose amino-acid sequence MGGEMIVSLVTNFVNPTHCTEKDSTRHYSASKYSSSMMSGRYLHTFVSNYRAGDVEKLTLRMENGFGCSKYKPADYGRLEAIVDAKRQKSELIGQKAQRFRCAAKATKESSILRLHRQVWSGECPGLQKAEEKAENDIHDFLEQIRPTSKSDTAIFTLQDYEVFLVREREVFRIATVEPVHQLRDDLCFRLGEVQHQQPTVHPSNWEQVIQQIQFVKGQQDDITAKLHAEYLALEEEMMGLGLEKYLTSASDNLVNMESIPEEVLDSDCPYPELKDSLIQAFHSLSERYQSRLHSLQEQLQRTDRFCGWNPDDHLHYQFTMSQYTHDVPKHRVLVMDMLQRLFPEKGRQELMEHERVWDWQRFTQVQLSTVTQQWQRDQEELLARALAMLQEARHVHQEELEHHRDRQNQQEICSHLKEKLQQWRAQQEEVAKLEAAIAARQQTEEESRLKREQEKEATIRSQQKEKLRQFHLKQQRRREMLEQKDQERLANLRRVMEEQARRDKERHWQRLTLIPYASVDFVLREGTLAGMRMKNHRGCKK is encoded by the exons ATGGGCGGAGAGATGATAGTTTCCTTGGTTACAAATTTTGTCAACcccacacactgtacagagAAGGATAGCACGAG gcaCTACAGTGCTTCCAAATACAGCTCCTCAATGATGAGTGGAAGATATCTGCATACATTTGTCTCAAACTACAGAGCAGGAGATGTGG AAAAACTGACACTGCGGATGGAAAATGGCTTTGGCTGCTCAAAGTACAAACCAGCTGACTACGGACGACTAGAAGCTATTGTTGATGCCAAGCGCCAGAAGTCTGAACTAATTGGACAAAAG GCTCAGAGATTTCGCTGTGCAGCCAAGGCAACCAAGGAGAGTTCAATTTTACGGCTGCACAGACAGGTGTGGAGCGGAGAGTGCCCCGGGCTGCAAAAGGCTGA GGAGAAGGCCGAAAATGACATCCATGATTTTCTAGAGCAGATCAGGCCCACTAGTAAATCAGACACTGCCATCTTCACACTTCAGGATTATG AGGTTTTCCTGGTGAGGGAGCGGGAGGTATTCAGGATAGCCACTGTGGAGCCTGTTCATCAACTCCGGGACGACCTGTGCTTCAGACTGGGTGAAGTACAACATCAGCAGCCCACTGTCCATCCATCAAACTGGGAACAAGTAATACAACAG ATACAATTTGTGAAAGGCCAGCAAGATGACATTACTGCAAAACTTCATGCAGAGTATTTAGCCTTGGAAGAGGAAATGATGGGTCTTGGTTTAGAG AAATATCTTACAAGTGCTTCAGATAATCTGGTGAACATGGAGAGTATTCCAGAGGAAGTGTTGGATTCAGACTGTCCTTACCCAGAGCTGAAGGACTCCCTGATCCAGGCCTTCCACTCCCTGTCAGAAAGATATCAGAGCAGGCTGCACAGTCTTCAAGAGCAGCTGCAAAGAACTGACAG GTTCTGTGGCTGGAATCCAGATGACCACCTACATTACCAGTTCACAATGTCTCAGTACACTCATGACGTACCCAAACACAGAGTACTCGTCATGGACATGCTGCAAAGACTCTTTCCTGAGAAAGGTCGACAAGAGCTG ATGGAGCATGAACGTGTGTGGGACTGGCAGCGCTTCACCCAAGTGCAGCTGAGCACAGTGACCCAGCAATGGCAACGGGACCAGGAAGAGCTGCTGGCCAGAGCCCTGGCCATGTTGCAGGAGGCAAGACATGTccaccaggaggagctggagcaccACAGAGACCGGCAGAACCAGCAGGAGATCTGCTCGCATCTCAAAGAGAAG CTGCAGCAGTGGCGGGcccagcaggaggaggtggcgaAACTGGAGGCAGCGATAGCTGCCAGACAACAAACGGAGGAGGAGTCCAGGTTaaagagggagcaggagaaggaggccaCCATCAGGtcgcagcagaaagagaaa CTCAGGCAGTTTCATttgaagcagcagaggaggagggaaatgcTGGAGCAAAAGGATCAAGAGAGACTCGCTAATCTGAGGAGAGTCATGGAAGAGCAGGCgaggagagataaagagag ACACTGGCAGAGACTGACATTAATACCATACGCCAGTGTTGACTTTGTGCTGCGAGAGGGAACTCTGGCAGGAATGAGAATGAAGAATCACAGAGGCTgcaaaaagtga
- the LOC118320320 gene encoding coiled-coil domain-containing protein 148-like isoform X2, whose product MFIQHYSASKYSSSMMSGRYLHTFVSNYRAGDVEKLTLRMENGFGCSKYKPADYGRLEAIVDAKRQKSELIGQKAQRFRCAAKATKESSILRLHRQVWSGECPGLQKAEEKAENDIHDFLEQIRPTSKSDTAIFTLQDYEVFLVREREVFRIATVEPVHQLRDDLCFRLGEVQHQQPTVHPSNWEQVIQQIQFVKGQQDDITAKLHAEYLALEEEMMGLGLEKYLTSASDNLVNMESIPEEVLDSDCPYPELKDSLIQAFHSLSERYQSRLHSLQEQLQRTDRFCGWNPDDHLHYQFTMSQYTHDVPKHRVLVMDMLQRLFPEKGRQELMEHERVWDWQRFTQVQLSTVTQQWQRDQEELLARALAMLQEARHVHQEELEHHRDRQNQQEICSHLKEKLQQWRAQQEEVAKLEAAIAARQQTEEESRLKREQEKEATIRSQQKEKLRQFHLKQQRRREMLEQKDQERLANLRRVMEEQARRDKERVQFRADALQCRREGREARELERQREEEEKESRLEALRNQVVVVAEADPERMMAETEAWKSRQLNEEEFELQKPLFRINTYTDKQIVSDPRVRVEQALRAAGLHHSQYAQEVLSAIKPPKPPRPDTKSALEF is encoded by the exons ATGTTCATTCA gcaCTACAGTGCTTCCAAATACAGCTCCTCAATGATGAGTGGAAGATATCTGCATACATTTGTCTCAAACTACAGAGCAGGAGATGTGG AAAAACTGACACTGCGGATGGAAAATGGCTTTGGCTGCTCAAAGTACAAACCAGCTGACTACGGACGACTAGAAGCTATTGTTGATGCCAAGCGCCAGAAGTCTGAACTAATTGGACAAAAG GCTCAGAGATTTCGCTGTGCAGCCAAGGCAACCAAGGAGAGTTCAATTTTACGGCTGCACAGACAGGTGTGGAGCGGAGAGTGCCCCGGGCTGCAAAAGGCTGA GGAGAAGGCCGAAAATGACATCCATGATTTTCTAGAGCAGATCAGGCCCACTAGTAAATCAGACACTGCCATCTTCACACTTCAGGATTATG AGGTTTTCCTGGTGAGGGAGCGGGAGGTATTCAGGATAGCCACTGTGGAGCCTGTTCATCAACTCCGGGACGACCTGTGCTTCAGACTGGGTGAAGTACAACATCAGCAGCCCACTGTCCATCCATCAAACTGGGAACAAGTAATACAACAG ATACAATTTGTGAAAGGCCAGCAAGATGACATTACTGCAAAACTTCATGCAGAGTATTTAGCCTTGGAAGAGGAAATGATGGGTCTTGGTTTAGAG AAATATCTTACAAGTGCTTCAGATAATCTGGTGAACATGGAGAGTATTCCAGAGGAAGTGTTGGATTCAGACTGTCCTTACCCAGAGCTGAAGGACTCCCTGATCCAGGCCTTCCACTCCCTGTCAGAAAGATATCAGAGCAGGCTGCACAGTCTTCAAGAGCAGCTGCAAAGAACTGACAG GTTCTGTGGCTGGAATCCAGATGACCACCTACATTACCAGTTCACAATGTCTCAGTACACTCATGACGTACCCAAACACAGAGTACTCGTCATGGACATGCTGCAAAGACTCTTTCCTGAGAAAGGTCGACAAGAGCTG ATGGAGCATGAACGTGTGTGGGACTGGCAGCGCTTCACCCAAGTGCAGCTGAGCACAGTGACCCAGCAATGGCAACGGGACCAGGAAGAGCTGCTGGCCAGAGCCCTGGCCATGTTGCAGGAGGCAAGACATGTccaccaggaggagctggagcaccACAGAGACCGGCAGAACCAGCAGGAGATCTGCTCGCATCTCAAAGAGAAG CTGCAGCAGTGGCGGGcccagcaggaggaggtggcgaAACTGGAGGCAGCGATAGCTGCCAGACAACAAACGGAGGAGGAGTCCAGGTTaaagagggagcaggagaaggaggccaCCATCAGGtcgcagcagaaagagaaa CTCAGGCAGTTTCATttgaagcagcagaggaggagggaaatgcTGGAGCAAAAGGATCAAGAGAGACTCGCTAATCTGAGGAGAGTCATGGAAGAGCAGGCgaggagagataaagagag GGTGCAGTTCAGGGCCGACGCTTTGCAGTGCcgaagggaggggagagaggcgCGGGAGCTCGAGcgccagagagaagaagaagagaaggagagtcGTCTGGAAGCTCTCAGAAACCAG GTTGTGGTGGTGGCGGAGGCAGACCCAGAGAGGATGATGGCAGAGACGGAGGCTTGGAAGAGTCGACAGTTGAATGAGGAGGAGTTTGAGCTCCAGAAGCCTCTCTTCAGGATAAACACATACACCGACAAACAG atTGTGTCTGATCCGAGAGTACGGGTGGAGCAGGCGCTGCGGGCGGCAGGTCTGCACCACAGCCAGTATGCCCAAGAGGTCCTGTCTGCGATAAAGCCCCCCAAACCACCTCGACCAGACACTAAATCCGCACTCGAATTCTGA
- the LOC118320320 gene encoding coiled-coil domain-containing protein 148-like isoform X3: MMSGRYLHTFVSNYRAGDVEKLTLRMENGFGCSKYKPADYGRLEAIVDAKRQKSELIGQKAQRFRCAAKATKESSILRLHRQVWSGECPGLQKAEEKAENDIHDFLEQIRPTSKSDTAIFTLQDYEVFLVREREVFRIATVEPVHQLRDDLCFRLGEVQHQQPTVHPSNWEQVIQQIQFVKGQQDDITAKLHAEYLALEEEMMGLGLEKYLTSASDNLVNMESIPEEVLDSDCPYPELKDSLIQAFHSLSERYQSRLHSLQEQLQRTDRFCGWNPDDHLHYQFTMSQYTHDVPKHRVLVMDMLQRLFPEKGRQELMEHERVWDWQRFTQVQLSTVTQQWQRDQEELLARALAMLQEARHVHQEELEHHRDRQNQQEICSHLKEKLQQWRAQQEEVAKLEAAIAARQQTEEESRLKREQEKEATIRSQQKEKLRQFHLKQQRRREMLEQKDQERLANLRRVMEEQARRDKERVQFRADALQCRREGREARELERQREEEEKESRLEALRNQVVVVAEADPERMMAETEAWKSRQLNEEEFELQKPLFRINTYTDKQIVSDPRVRVEQALRAAGLHHSQYAQEVLSAIKPPKPPRPDTKSALEF, encoded by the exons ATGATGAGTGGAAGATATCTGCATACATTTGTCTCAAACTACAGAGCAGGAGATGTGG AAAAACTGACACTGCGGATGGAAAATGGCTTTGGCTGCTCAAAGTACAAACCAGCTGACTACGGACGACTAGAAGCTATTGTTGATGCCAAGCGCCAGAAGTCTGAACTAATTGGACAAAAG GCTCAGAGATTTCGCTGTGCAGCCAAGGCAACCAAGGAGAGTTCAATTTTACGGCTGCACAGACAGGTGTGGAGCGGAGAGTGCCCCGGGCTGCAAAAGGCTGA GGAGAAGGCCGAAAATGACATCCATGATTTTCTAGAGCAGATCAGGCCCACTAGTAAATCAGACACTGCCATCTTCACACTTCAGGATTATG AGGTTTTCCTGGTGAGGGAGCGGGAGGTATTCAGGATAGCCACTGTGGAGCCTGTTCATCAACTCCGGGACGACCTGTGCTTCAGACTGGGTGAAGTACAACATCAGCAGCCCACTGTCCATCCATCAAACTGGGAACAAGTAATACAACAG ATACAATTTGTGAAAGGCCAGCAAGATGACATTACTGCAAAACTTCATGCAGAGTATTTAGCCTTGGAAGAGGAAATGATGGGTCTTGGTTTAGAG AAATATCTTACAAGTGCTTCAGATAATCTGGTGAACATGGAGAGTATTCCAGAGGAAGTGTTGGATTCAGACTGTCCTTACCCAGAGCTGAAGGACTCCCTGATCCAGGCCTTCCACTCCCTGTCAGAAAGATATCAGAGCAGGCTGCACAGTCTTCAAGAGCAGCTGCAAAGAACTGACAG GTTCTGTGGCTGGAATCCAGATGACCACCTACATTACCAGTTCACAATGTCTCAGTACACTCATGACGTACCCAAACACAGAGTACTCGTCATGGACATGCTGCAAAGACTCTTTCCTGAGAAAGGTCGACAAGAGCTG ATGGAGCATGAACGTGTGTGGGACTGGCAGCGCTTCACCCAAGTGCAGCTGAGCACAGTGACCCAGCAATGGCAACGGGACCAGGAAGAGCTGCTGGCCAGAGCCCTGGCCATGTTGCAGGAGGCAAGACATGTccaccaggaggagctggagcaccACAGAGACCGGCAGAACCAGCAGGAGATCTGCTCGCATCTCAAAGAGAAG CTGCAGCAGTGGCGGGcccagcaggaggaggtggcgaAACTGGAGGCAGCGATAGCTGCCAGACAACAAACGGAGGAGGAGTCCAGGTTaaagagggagcaggagaaggaggccaCCATCAGGtcgcagcagaaagagaaa CTCAGGCAGTTTCATttgaagcagcagaggaggagggaaatgcTGGAGCAAAAGGATCAAGAGAGACTCGCTAATCTGAGGAGAGTCATGGAAGAGCAGGCgaggagagataaagagag GGTGCAGTTCAGGGCCGACGCTTTGCAGTGCcgaagggaggggagagaggcgCGGGAGCTCGAGcgccagagagaagaagaagagaaggagagtcGTCTGGAAGCTCTCAGAAACCAG GTTGTGGTGGTGGCGGAGGCAGACCCAGAGAGGATGATGGCAGAGACGGAGGCTTGGAAGAGTCGACAGTTGAATGAGGAGGAGTTTGAGCTCCAGAAGCCTCTCTTCAGGATAAACACATACACCGACAAACAG atTGTGTCTGATCCGAGAGTACGGGTGGAGCAGGCGCTGCGGGCGGCAGGTCTGCACCACAGCCAGTATGCCCAAGAGGTCCTGTCTGCGATAAAGCCCCCCAAACCACCTCGACCAGACACTAAATCCGCACTCGAATTCTGA